One genomic segment of Pseudomonas sp. p1(2021b) includes these proteins:
- a CDS encoding DUF2590 family protein: MGEYIDLLIQGNDLVLDPSRQPLLIEDRASIAQDIAHMIRESGLLVTLMGERSRQRQADCILQLELLVEDDERLVPGTARILEDRPGVYLVTAKTLKFGDIEVHL, encoded by the coding sequence ATGGGCGAATACATCGACCTGCTCATCCAAGGCAATGACCTGGTGCTTGACCCGTCCCGTCAGCCGCTGCTGATCGAGGATCGGGCGAGCATCGCCCAGGACATCGCTCACATGATCCGCGAGAGTGGTCTGCTGGTGACCCTCATGGGCGAGCGCAGCCGGCAGCGCCAGGCCGACTGCATTCTGCAACTGGAGCTGCTGGTGGAGGACGACGAACGCTTGGTGCCGGGCACTGCGCGGATCCTCGAGGACAGGCCAGGCGTGTACCTGGTCACTGCGAAAACCCTGAAATTCGGTGATATCGAGGTACACCTGTGA